The following is a genomic window from Candidatus Methanoperedens sp..
TTGATGGAAGCATCGGCCTGACTCTTGATAATCCTGTAATAAAAATTAAAGCCCGAAAATCGGATATTATTGAAATAACAGGCAAGAACGAGCATATTGAACGCATAAGGAATAGCGCAAAGTCCCTGCTTCCTGACGGCGAGGGAATACAAATCTCAATCGAAGAAGATTATCCGTCACATATTGGCCTTGGTTCAGGCACCCAGGCAGCTCTTGCGGCAGGCATGGCTGTCAGTGAATTATATGACCTTGGCCTGTCTGTTCATGAGATCGCAATAAAAGTGGGACGGGGAGGCACAAGCGGCATTGGCGTTGCTGCATTTGAAAATGGCGGGTTCATACTTGACGGTGGTCACAAATTCAGCCAGAAGAGGGCATTTCTTCCCTCAGCTGCAAGCAAGCTTCCTCCAGCACCGGTTTTATTAAGAAAAGATTTCCCTGATTGGGATATCGTTATAATCGTGCCTGAACAGAAAGGTGCATCGCAGCAAAGTGAAGTGGATATATTCCGGAAAGAATGTCCGGTTCCGCTCAAGGAAGTAGAGGCACTATCCCATGTGATCCTGATGCAGCTTCTTCCTGCGCTTTTTGAGAATGACATCATTACATTCGGGAAAAGTATCTATGCGATCCAGGAACTGGGTTTTAAAAAACGGGAAGTTGAATTGCAGCCCGCTTCATTTGATTTGATACAGGCTTTAAGGGATGGCGGCGCCAGTGGCGCAGGGATGAGTTCATTCGGGCCAACCGTGTATGCTTTTGGGGAGGATACAGAAAACCTCAAGAAAATCGCAGGTGAACTCCTTGATGGCAAAGGGCTGGTATTTAGTACCAGAGCGAGGAACAGGGGAGCGATTATTGATAAATGTCGATAAGAACCAGTGTATTAAAACATTATGAAAGTCTTTCCAGGGACTATGATCATAGATTTGATAATCCCCGTATCAATTATATGAGGTCTGTAGAGAAAATAGTTCTCCTGGACAGCCTGAAGATGGGATTAATACTTGATATTGGCTGCGGAACAGGAGAGCAATCTTTGTTCCTGGCTGAAAAAGGATATCGGGTACTGGGTGTAGATATATCTAAAGAGATGATAAAAATAGCAAAAGAGAGGATAAAAGATGCCAGATTCAAAGACAATCTGTCTTTTGTTATTGCATCAGCCGAGTTTCTTCCATTTCGCGATAAAAGTTTTGACGGCATAATTTCCATCTTTGGGATATTTAATCATATCCCAAACGTCGATTATGCCTTCCGGGAGACATCCAGGGTTTTAAAAACCGGCTGCCAGGCCATCTTTACAGTTGTTAACAGGTGGAACCTGACATGGTGGGTCAACGCTTTTATAAAATGTAAGGGAAGCTGGATAATATCTTCCCTGAGAAGTAAAGAGTATGTAGTGAATGGATTGTGGACGTATTATTTTTCAAGAGGGGACCTGATAAACAAACTTAAGGATGTCGGATTCAAAGCAAGAATTGGAAGTTTGTTACTGTTTGTGTACCCATTTAGCCCAAGGAAATTATTATTGCATGAAAAAATATTCATTCGTTTTGAGGATGCAGCCCGGTGGTATTACCCATTCAATAGCCTGGGTTATTATCATCTTGTCATAGTAGAAAAAGATGCAGTTTGGAAAGGTATTTAATATCCTACCCCCATAATGGGTTGCCTTCGCTTATAAGAATTTGAAAATCAATTGGAAATAATAATTATCGGAGAAAATTAAATGGCAAGAATGCACACACGTAAAAAAGGCCAGGCAGGGTCCACAAAACCGATCAGGACGGAGCCCCCTAAGTGGTCGAACACCAACAAGGATGAGATCGAGAGTACTATAGAACAGCTTGCAACGAGTGGTAATTCCTCAAGCAAGATCGGTATGATCTTAAGAGACCGTTACGGCGTCCCTGATGTCACACTTGTGACAGGCAAGAAAATAGGAACCATAATGAAGGAAAAGAATGTTTCTTCAAAAGTTCCGGAAGACATTCATAATATTATAACCGATGTACTTGATCTGAATAAACACCTTTTAAAGAATCCTAAAGATATGCATAATAAGCGTGCGCTTAATAATAAGATCTCAAAAATAAGGAGACTTGAAAAATATTATCGCCGTGAAGGTGTACTTCCGGAAGACTGGAAATTCTCTATCCAGAGAGCAGAAATGCTCATTTCATAAGTCCCGATGACTGATGGACAGGAAAGCCTCGCTGAACTTGAGGCTCTTAGCAGGCAGGTAGCAGAAGCCATATTGGAACATGATATGGTTCGGCTTATTTCGCATAACGATGCTGATGGCTTATCTGCTGCCGGTATCATGTGTAACGCCCTTCACAGGAAGGGTATACTTTTTCATGCTACGATAGTCAGCCAGTTTGACCAATCAACATTGGACTTAATTGAAAAAACATCCTATGGACCTGTAATTCTTTGCGACATGGGAAGCGGCCAGGTCGAACTGACTTCCAGGATAAAAGAAGCCATTATAATTGACCACCACAAACCAACAGGGAAACTGGAACATATCCAGTTCAACCCGCATCTTGTGGGTATTGATGGCTCGACCGAATTATGCGCTTCATGCGGCGCTTATATGATAGCCCGCCAGATGGGCGATAATACCGACCTTGCAGGACTTGCTATTGCAGGGGCGACCGGGGATAAACAGCCAATGAAAGGCGCAAATAAATCTATCCTCGATGAAGCCATCGCCAGCAGGACAGTAACTTCCAGTAAAGGGCTTCGAATCGGGGATGGGCCCTTAGCTGAAATTTTTGAAAATAGTATAGATCCTTATCTTGATATAACCGGTGATAAGGATAAGATCAAGGTCTTCCTGGATAGTCTTGGAATAAAAGGCGAATTGCGAAATCTTTCAGAAGAAGAATTGACGAAACTTTCGTCTGTGATAATATTAAAGCTTGTGAAGCAGGGAAGCCTCCCGGCTATTGATACCCTTATAGGTGACAACTATCACCTTAACAGGGAAGTTGTACAAAACATATATGATTTTGTAAATATCCTGAACGCTTGCGGTAAAGATGAAAAAGCAGGAATTGCACTTTCACTGTGTATGCGGGATGAGTCGGTCATTGATGAGGCAAAGATCATAGCGCGGGAGAACCAGCGCGCTTTGATCAGCGTAATTAAAAAGGCACAGGCCCGGATCAAGGCAGCCCGGAGTTTCAGGTATGTGCTCCTTGAGGATTCAAGCGGCACTGGAATAATTGCAGGAACGATGACGCGATACTTATATCCGGATAAGCCTTTCCTCACATTTAACGAAATTGAGGGAAAGATCCGTGTTTCAGGCCGCGGGACAAGGAAATTGGTAGGCGCCGGACTTGATCTTGCAGCGGCTATGAGGGAAGCGTCAGCAGCTGTGGGAGGCATGGGCGGGGGGCATGATGTTGCATCAGGCGCCACAATACCCGTTGGAACCGCAATGAAGTTCATAGATCTGGTTGATCCAATAATCGAAAAACAATTAAAACCAAAAGCATGAAGATAGAAGGAAAATTAACATTCAGAGGTGAAAAATCAGGAGAACTGGTTAATATTATTGCAGAATCCCTGGCGCCGGATAATGTTCCTGGAATAAAGACAATTATCGGGGATGGTTCTGCGGTCGTTTTATTCGAAGGAGAAAAGGTGGGCACGATCCTTGCTTCGGTTGATGATTACCTGATGAATGCAAAAATCGCATATGAAATGATAAATTTATGTCTCTTCCATTTGATGATACACTATTGATCAAACACGTTAACCGACTGCTGCAAAGCTACTTACGCTGGACAGGGCAGGAGCTTATTCCTCCTGGTAGGCCACAGGAGCGCGCCAGGGCACTATTTTATCAACCTTTCGTTGTTCTCTCGCATGGGATACAGGCAGACCCTGTTTTGAACTATGGTAACCAGGCAGCGCTTGACCTGTGGGAGATGACATGGGAAGAATTCATTAAAATGCCATCACGCCTTACTGCAGAACCTGTTAATCGCGAAGATCGTGAAAGACTCCTTGAAGAGGTCAGGCGCAATGGGTATATCGACACGTACCGCGGAGTACGCATATCTGGCACAGGTCGGCGCTTCCTGATAGAGCGAGGTACTGTCTGGAATATCGTTGATGAGAATAATAAATATGCCGGACAGGCAGCGACTTTTAGCAGATGGACATATTTATAATTCATTTGACCTTGATATTGAGGCTGTAACAAAAGAAATTTCTTAAGAATTCAACAGGAAGTAAAGATTGTTAAAATTAATAAACAAATACATGTATATCATTCCTAACATTGCGCCTTTTGCCATCCTTCGGTTTTGAACAGGAATTCGATACATTACTAACATTATGAGAAAAACTATTGTCAATTTGAACGGGACGAACCATTCCTGGTTATACAGGGGATTGAGTTCTTTGTTCTGTGGGTTTTGAAGCGCAAAATACGTGATCGTCAGGTCTGATATTTGCAGTATTGTGAATAATATCCCGAATAATATTATAAATCGTATGTATCCTGAGTTACCACCGATCAAAGATTTAAATCTATAAAGGAAATTGTACTTAATCTCACTTTTTGTATCCTGATTTTCCAGGTTATTCACGTGATATTTTGAATCGGTCATCTCATACACACCAATTCTAAACAAGACCTTTATCTATTTAAATATATCTAATTAATTGAATAATTATAATCGTGATTATCATAAGATATATTCCAGATTAAAATTCACACAATCATATGTAATAAAAATCCTGGTTGATAATCTTTAAATAATATGAAGAATAATGTTTATTAAATTAACAATGTTTATTTATGGGAATAAAAGAAAGAAAAGAAAACGAAAAATCTGAGATGAAAGAGCTGATCTTAAAGACAGCAATGAAGTTGTTCCTGGATAAGGGGTTCAATAACATAACCATACGAAACATTGCAGAAAAAATTGAATACAGTCCGGCGACTATTTATCTCTACTTCAAAAATAAAGATGAAATCCTTTACACTCTTCGAAAGGAAGGATTTGAAAAACTATATGAATGGCAGAAAACGTCACTTAATATAAATGATCCTCTTGAACGTCTAATCAAACATGGGGAGGCATATGTTTTATTTGCCCTTGAAAATCCTGAATATTATGATCTGATGTTTATGATGAGAAGTCCTGTAAAAAATACAACAGAGACAAATTTTTATGATATCGGTCTGAAATCATATGAACTGCTCAAGAATAATGTGAATGAATGTATGATACTGGGATTGTTCCCCCGGATGAACGTGGATATAGTCGCATTCTCATTATGGTCTTACGTCCATGGAGTCGCTTCATTAATAATTCGCAGCAGAGGCATTATGTTCCCTGAAGAACAAGTAAATAATATAATTAAAGGGTCCCTTGATTTTATGCTGAAGATAAATCGTAATAAAATATGGAATATTAATAATGAATTAAGAAATACGAAACCGGAGATAAATAAATGAAAAATTATATAATTGCGCTATTTTTAACATTAGCACTGGCCATGAACGTACAGGCTGACCCTTTCAATGTAACAACTGTACTTTCTGTTCCTCACCTGACGCCGGGTGACAGGAACATCGGGCTTGAATTCACGATACAAAATAATCAGGATACTTCCCTTAGTAATGTCAAAGCATATCTTTTTTTAAGATATCCATTTTCTGCATCCTACTCTCCAAATAATAAGCTCGGTGAAATAAATAATCCGGGGTATCTTATCAGCGCAGGAGGATCTGGAGATGAATATACACCTTATTTTGACCTGTCTCCGCACATGTCTCGAAAAACCTTTTTCAAGATAGATATTGACAGGGACGCAAAATACGGGGTTTATGACCTACCTTATACAATTTTTTATGATGATAAGGAATATAACGGAAAGATCACACTAACGATCAAAGGGGATACACTGATAGAGATAAAAAATGTATCAGTGGCCTCAAACAATAGCCAGGTCGAGCCAGGGGAAGTCTTTAAAATACAAATCTCTCTTGAAAATGTGGGAGATAACGAAATTAAATGGCTAAAAGTCAGCCTGAACCCGGAAGATAAAGCACTCATCCCTCTCTCCTCGGATTCGGAACTGATCTTTAAAGATATGCCACAGGGCTCACAGACAAATTCAGAGATATGGTTTTCCCTGGAAAAGGATGCCTCTATCAAAAATTATCCGATCAATCTTGAGCTTAATTATCTTGACGAAAGAGGTATAGAGTATAACGAGAGCAAACTTGTGGGCATAGTTGCCTCAGGAAGAGCGAATATGGACATCGCCAAAAAGACCACAGAACCCGCAAGATTAATAGAGAAACAGCCTTTTACCCTTACTATAAAGATCGAAAATACCGGCACAGGAGATGCAAAAGGAGTTACGGCACGTCTTGAATCTGCACTTTCCGGGGATAATCTTGCTTATCTCGGGGAAATAAAAAAGGATGATTATTCAAATGCGCTCTTTACACTGGATGCTGACCGCAGCGGGAAACAAACCGGTGTTTTGCATATAACTTTTGAAGATGACTTTGGAATACAGGAGATACAAAAAGACGTGATCATTGTTGTGAACCCGGCAGAAAGCCAGAACCTCCTGCCGATATTAATCGGGATAACAGCAATAGGTGCTATAATACTTTACCTGAAAAGAAGGAAACACTGATTATGAAAGCCTGGCTGTTCCTTGCCATAAAGGATATGTCAAAAAGAAGGCGTGAAACACTGATGGTCATCCTGGCCATAACGATAGGGGTCGTTGGGCCGCTTTTTACTACAGCGTTGAATAACGGGATGCAGGATGCTTTTGTAGGGAATACTGTTAATGTTTACACAGGGCATCTGCAGATCCAGCCAAATACCGGCGATAACGTCATTCCGAAATCAGAAAGCGTGCTTTCGAAGGTAACGGGGATAAAAGGCATAGTAGGTGCCGCTCCACGAATGACAGGTGGAGTAGATATCGAATCAAGGACTGAAAAAATCGGAATTGCAATATTCGGGGTAAAACCATCACTTGAAGAAAAAGCCTCCACACTATCAAGAACAGTTGAAAGAGGAGAATTCCTTGATGATAAGGATAAAAACGAACTGCTGATAGGCACCTCTCTTTCTGAAGTAATGAAAGTGGATGTTGGTGATATGGTTCTTCTTACATACCAGGATAGAAAACCTGTTGAATTCAGGATAAAGGGCATTATCAGTACAGGTACATTTGAACTTGACAGGTATGCCATTATAGCTGCATATGATACAGTAAAGGAACTCATAGAAAAAGATGAAGCCAGTAATATCATTATCCGGCTTGAGAAGCCTGAAGAATCCACAAAGTACAAATTAATTCTCCAGAAAGAGACCACGCTTCCTAATGTCAAGACCTGGCAGGAACTTTCAGCAGGAATGGCAGGGATGATCGAGACATTCGGGGCAATATCCACGATGACATCAGGCATTTCCATATTTGTTGCCGCGATAGCAATCAGCCTTATAATTTACACGACCGTAAAAAATAAGATCCGTGAAATCGGTGTCATAAAAGCAATAGGCGCAAGGGGCGAAATGATTTTAAAAATATATCTTGCAGAGGCTTTATTCATTGGCATTATCGGGACAACACTCGGTACTTCTATAGGTTTAATCCTGATACATGGAATGCAGCAAAATCCGCTTATCATGACTCCTGAGTATGGTATGAAACTCATAATCATGCCACGGATATCAAATATTTCAATAATGGCGGCCGATCTGTCAATACTTATCACATGTATCATCGGCGGCATCTTCCCTGCAATTATCGCCGCGCGGACAAATATTATAAAAGCAATATGGAGCGGATAGTTTTGATCGAGACCGAAAACCTCAGGAAAATATATTATATGGGTAAAATTGAAGTTCATGCTTTACGGGGAGTTGATATTAATATCAGGAAGGGTGAATTCGTTGCTCTTATGGGTCCGTCCGGCAGCGGAAAATCAACTCTTTTAAATATGATCGGCCTTCTTGATACTCCAACATCGGGGAGAATCGTTATCGACGGGATCGAGGTATCTTCTCTTAATGATAATGAGAGAGCTGATTTCCGTCTCAGGAAAATGGGGTTTGTTTTCCAGTTCTTCAGCCTGCTTAAGGAACTGAATTCGCTTGAAAATGTTGCACTGCCGATGATAATGGATGACCGGAAATATGACCGTGCCTCTTCACTTCTGGAGCTTGTGGGAATAGGCGACAGGGCCGATCATTCTCCAAGTGAGCTTTCGGGCGGGCAGCAGCAGCGCGTAGCAATTGCCCGGGCTCTTGCGAATGAACCTGCAATCCTTCTTGCGGATGAACCCACGGCAAATCTTGATACGGAGTCTTCAAACCAGATAGTCGGACTATTTCGCGAATTGAACGAAAAAGGACAGACTATTGTTATGGTGACGCATGAACCTGAGCTTGGCGAGAAAGCTGACAGGATAATCAGGATCAAGGATGGGAAAGTGGTTTTGTGAATATAAAATAATCTATAAAAATAACCTGTCAATTTCATATCAATTTATTAAAATTTACATGAGCATGTCGATGATCCGGTAAAAAAGTAAAAAGATTAGTGAACTATATGTGTGTGTAAAATATAAAGTTCCGTGGAAGGAACATTATATTATGGCCAACGATAAAAACGTAAAATTAAAGGCCCTCCTGAATATTGCTTCAATAGATACCACCTCAGGATTAGATGAAATCCTCCAAAAAATACTGAACGTTACATGTGAATCCATAAATGCAGATTATGGAGCAATAATATTGGTCGATGAAGGGACATGTGAGTCCAGGATGGCCTCGTCGTTCGGCCTTCGGGAAGATTATATTGAGCAGGTTCACAGGGCAGCAAGAGAAGCAGGCGTGCCATTTTCCTCAAGCCTGGCAAAAATGCACAATATCAGATCTCAACTACTCATTCCCATGAAAAATGGAATGGAAGTTATCGGTCTCTTAAATGTCTATATGTCAAAAGTGCATGACTTTACCGAAGAAGAGATTGATTTCATAACTATCGCCGCGTCACAGGCGTCATTCATTGTCCAGAATTCCAGAATGTGTACTGAAGATAGAATAAAAGAAATATATGGTAAATTATATAATTCAGAAAAATATCTTAAAACAATAATTGATTCATCCCTTGATGGGATCGCTGTCGTTAATATGCAGGGTGAAATAGAATTTGGGAACGATTCTTTTTTCAATATCGTGGGCTGGCCGAAAGATGAGCTACTAGGACAATCTTTCGTTAAAATACTACCACAGGATACAAAGGAAGCCTACATCAAAATATGGCATGAAACTCAAAATAACCTGAATAGCGGAAAAATTGCAGATGCTAAAATAATCACTAAAAAAGGCGAGATACGATATTTATTAAAGTCTCGTGCTGAAATGATTTTTGACGGAGTAAAAAAATTTTTATTCATAGCTAAAGATATTACAAAACAAAAGAAAACTGAGCTGGAATTGGAGGAATCTGAGGCAAAATTCCGGGATCTCTTTGAAAATGCTAATGATTTTATCTATACACACGACTTGAATGGAAATATCCTGAGTATTAACAAAATCGGATTGGAATTACTTGACGTGACCAAAGAAGAAATAATCGGGACAAATGTATTAAATTGGGTAACGCCTGAAAGTGCTAAAAAAATTGAAGACCGTTTCAAGAAGATTTTCTTAAACCAGCCTTTAGAGCCGACTGTTGTCATAGAAGCAATAAACAAGAAAGGGGAACATCAATGGGCCGAAGCAAGAACCAGGCTTATTAAAGATGGGGATAAAATAATCGGTGTACACGGCATAATGAGGGATATAACTGAGAAAAGGAAGCTGGAGAAGGAACTCAGGGAGTCCGAAGAAAAATACCGTGACCTCTTTGAAAACGCCCAGGATGCTATGTACGTACTCGATTCCAGAGGCAATTTTTTGAAGATGAACAAGGTTGGGCTTAAAACACTCGGATGTAAAAAAGAGGACGTTATTGGTACTAACATTAATAAATGGGTCACAGCAGAGAGTTTGAAAATAGTCGAACAACGGCGGAAAAAACGTCTCTCCGGGGAAAAGGTGGACCATATGGATATACTCGGAATTGTATGCAAGAATGGGGAGCGCCGATGGGCCGAGATAAGAACGAGGGAAATAAAATACTCAGATGGGACAGTAGAAATTCATGGCATAGCCAGGGATATTACTGAAAACAGGTTATTGAAACAGGAACTCAGGAGATCCAATAAACGACATAAGCTGCTATGTTATCTGATTAAAGGCACACGTGGAGGAAAGACAAGGGCATTGATCCTGAAACATCTTTCTGATAAATCTTATAACGCAAATCAATTAGCAACGGCTGTGAATAAGGATTATAAGACTATCAGGCATCATCTGAATGTCCTGATTAAGAATGGAATAATTGCAAAAAGTAACGATGGATATTCCGATTTATATTTCATTCCAGATAATATAGACGTGGATGAAATTGAGGATTAGTATCTAAATAAATGCTGGAATACTCAGAAAAGGAGGTTTTATGACAGCTTCTTTCCCGTCTTTTCAAGATAATCCTTGATCGCTGCGTGTAATCCATCCGCTGCAAGATTGGAGCAATGCAATTTAACCTGTGGAAGCCCATCAAGCGCATCTGCCACATCCCCGCGTGAGATTTTAAGCCCTTCCTCAAGCGTCTTACCTTTTGCAAGTTCAGTGATCATGCTGCTTGTTGCGATCGCAGCCCCGCAGCCGAATGTTTTGAACTTGACATCTTCAAGTATGTTATCCTTAACTTTGATGTAAATCCACATCAAGTCACCACATACTGGATTTCCAACCTTTCCTATTCCATCAGCATCAGGTATCTCGCCAACATTTCGCGGATTGGCAAAATGGTCCATTACTTTTTCACTATATCCTTCAGTCATTTTTACCTCGAAAGCGGAGATATCATCCGCAGTTTATTAACAATACCAGGCAGCACCGAAATCACATAATCGACATCTTCCTGTGTATTTTCCCGTCCAAGCGTTAATCTCAGTGAGCCATGAGCTTCCTCTGGCCGAAGACCGATAGCCATTAACACATGAGATGGTTCAAGGGAGGTGGATGAACACGCAGAACCGGTTGAAGCTGCCACCCCGTTCATATCAAGATTCAATATCATGGATTCGCCTTCTATAAAGCTAAACCTGAAATTTGCATTATTGGGGAGGCGTTTTGTCGGATGACCATTTAAATATGAATCCCCTATCTCAAGAATACCTTTTATTAGTGAATCCCTGAGAACTGCTAAATCTGACTCCCGGGGCAATCGTTCTTTTGCAAGTTCGCTTGCTTTTCCGAAACCAACGATCCCCGGAACGTTTTCTGTACTTGAACGGATGTTTCTTTCATGTCCGCCCCCGTGCAACTGGGGTTCGATAGGAGTTCCTTTTCTCAGGTAAAGCGCGCCAACGCCTTTTGGCCCATATATTTTATGGGCGCTAATGGATAACATTGAAACACCAAGGGCATCAACATTCACAGGGATTTTTCCTGCTGTCTGTACAGCATCAGTATGGAACGTGACCTGTTTTTCTTTTGCGATCTTTCCTATTTCCTCAATGGGCTGGATGGTTCCAATTTCATTATTTGCATGCATTATCGTGATCAGAATTGTTTGTGGGGTTATGGCCTTTTCAACATCAGCCGGATTCACGATCCCGTCTTTGCTTACAGGAAGATATGTAACTTTGAAACCGTTTTTTTCAAGGTATTTACAGGTATGAAGAACCGCATGATGTTCGATCGAACTTGTTATGATATGGTCGCCTTTTCCCCGGTTCCTGAATGCGGTTCCTTTTATCGCAAGGTTATCGGATTCTGTTCCGCTGCCTGTGAATATGATCTCTTCTTTCTTTGCGCCTATAAGGTCGGCGACTTTTTGTCTTGCTTCCTCTATAGCTCTTCTTGCCTGCCTGCCTATCGTGTACAGGCTTGAGGGATTCCCGTATTTTTCAGAAAAATAAGGCAGCATAGCCTCAGTGACCGCAGGGTCAGTAGCAGTTGTGGCGCTGTGATCCATATAAACTTGTTTCATAATGTTTAATCCTATGACTTAAATCGGAATATACTTAACGATGCAAACCCTATCCTGCCGCTGTAAGGTTCCACAATTTTTGCATTGATAATCTTTTCACGGAATCTGTTCAATAGTTTTCAAGGAATCTGAGGTTAAAACGTTTAATCAGCTCCTGTATGTTTGGCTTCATCTCACTTTCTAAATTCTTAAACAAAACAGTTGTATTATCATGTTCGGATATAGCGAGCAAAAAGCTATCTGATAATGCAATATTATATCCGGATTTTATAATCCCTGCTTTCAGGCAAAGTTCATAATCCGGATTTTTAACTTCAACGTGCGGATGATAATATATGAAATCATATAGTTTCTTTGCAAGAATTTCAGATCGGG
Proteins encoded in this region:
- a CDS encoding beta-ribofuranosylaminobenzene 5'-phosphate synthase; this translates as MLEITTPSRLHLTLIDMNASIGRVDGSIGLTLDNPVIKIKARKSDIIEITGKNEHIERIRNSAKSLLPDGEGIQISIEEDYPSHIGLGSGTQAALAAGMAVSELYDLGLSVHEIAIKVGRGGTSGIGVAAFENGGFILDGGHKFSQKRAFLPSAASKLPPAPVLLRKDFPDWDIVIIVPEQKGASQQSEVDIFRKECPVPLKEVEALSHVILMQLLPALFENDIITFGKSIYAIQELGFKKREVELQPASFDLIQALRDGGASGAGMSSFGPTVYAFGEDTENLKKIAGELLDGKGLVFSTRARNRGAIIDKCR
- a CDS encoding class I SAM-dependent methyltransferase; the encoded protein is MSIRTSVLKHYESLSRDYDHRFDNPRINYMRSVEKIVLLDSLKMGLILDIGCGTGEQSLFLAEKGYRVLGVDISKEMIKIAKERIKDARFKDNLSFVIASAEFLPFRDKSFDGIISIFGIFNHIPNVDYAFRETSRVLKTGCQAIFTVVNRWNLTWWVNAFIKCKGSWIISSLRSKEYVVNGLWTYYFSRGDLINKLKDVGFKARIGSLLLFVYPFSPRKLLLHEKIFIRFEDAARWYYPFNSLGYYHLVIVEKDAVWKGI
- a CDS encoding 30S ribosomal protein S15 codes for the protein MARMHTRKKGQAGSTKPIRTEPPKWSNTNKDEIESTIEQLATSGNSSSKIGMILRDRYGVPDVTLVTGKKIGTIMKEKNVSSKVPEDIHNIITDVLDLNKHLLKNPKDMHNKRALNNKISKIRRLEKYYRREGVLPEDWKFSIQRAEMLIS
- a CDS encoding DHH family phosphoesterase, with the translated sequence MTDGQESLAELEALSRQVAEAILEHDMVRLISHNDADGLSAAGIMCNALHRKGILFHATIVSQFDQSTLDLIEKTSYGPVILCDMGSGQVELTSRIKEAIIIDHHKPTGKLEHIQFNPHLVGIDGSTELCASCGAYMIARQMGDNTDLAGLAIAGATGDKQPMKGANKSILDEAIASRTVTSSKGLRIGDGPLAEIFENSIDPYLDITGDKDKIKVFLDSLGIKGELRNLSEEELTKLSSVIILKLVKQGSLPAIDTLIGDNYHLNREVVQNIYDFVNILNACGKDEKAGIALSLCMRDESVIDEAKIIARENQRALISVIKKAQARIKAARSFRYVLLEDSSGTGIIAGTMTRYLYPDKPFLTFNEIEGKIRVSGRGTRKLVGAGLDLAAAMREASAAVGGMGGGHDVASGATIPVGTAMKFIDLVDPIIEKQLKPKA
- a CDS encoding MEKHLA domain-containing protein, with the translated sequence MSLPFDDTLLIKHVNRLLQSYLRWTGQELIPPGRPQERARALFYQPFVVLSHGIQADPVLNYGNQAALDLWEMTWEEFIKMPSRLTAEPVNREDRERLLEEVRRNGYIDTYRGVRISGTGRRFLIERGTVWNIVDENNKYAGQAATFSRWTYL
- a CDS encoding TetR/AcrR family transcriptional regulator; the protein is MGIKERKENEKSEMKELILKTAMKLFLDKGFNNITIRNIAEKIEYSPATIYLYFKNKDEILYTLRKEGFEKLYEWQKTSLNINDPLERLIKHGEAYVLFALENPEYYDLMFMMRSPVKNTTETNFYDIGLKSYELLKNNVNECMILGLFPRMNVDIVAFSLWSYVHGVASLIIRSRGIMFPEEQVNNIIKGSLDFMLKINRNKIWNINNELRNTKPEINK
- a CDS encoding ABC transporter permease, yielding MKAWLFLAIKDMSKRRRETLMVILAITIGVVGPLFTTALNNGMQDAFVGNTVNVYTGHLQIQPNTGDNVIPKSESVLSKVTGIKGIVGAAPRMTGGVDIESRTEKIGIAIFGVKPSLEEKASTLSRTVERGEFLDDKDKNELLIGTSLSEVMKVDVGDMVLLTYQDRKPVEFRIKGIISTGTFELDRYAIIAAYDTVKELIEKDEASNIIIRLEKPEESTKYKLILQKETTLPNVKTWQELSAGMAGMIETFGAISTMTSGISIFVAAIAISLIIYTTVKNKIREIGVIKAIGARGEMILKIYLAEALFIGIIGTTLGTSIGLILIHGMQQNPLIMTPEYGMKLIIMPRISNISIMAADLSILITCIIGGIFPAIIAARTNIIKAIWSG
- a CDS encoding ABC transporter ATP-binding protein, which translates into the protein MERIVLIETENLRKIYYMGKIEVHALRGVDINIRKGEFVALMGPSGSGKSTLLNMIGLLDTPTSGRIVIDGIEVSSLNDNERADFRLRKMGFVFQFFSLLKELNSLENVALPMIMDDRKYDRASSLLELVGIGDRADHSPSELSGGQQQRVAIARALANEPAILLADEPTANLDTESSNQIVGLFRELNEKGQTIVMVTHEPELGEKADRIIRIKDGKVVL
- a CDS encoding PAS domain S-box protein produces the protein MANDKNVKLKALLNIASIDTTSGLDEILQKILNVTCESINADYGAIILVDEGTCESRMASSFGLREDYIEQVHRAAREAGVPFSSSLAKMHNIRSQLLIPMKNGMEVIGLLNVYMSKVHDFTEEEIDFITIAASQASFIVQNSRMCTEDRIKEIYGKLYNSEKYLKTIIDSSLDGIAVVNMQGEIEFGNDSFFNIVGWPKDELLGQSFVKILPQDTKEAYIKIWHETQNNLNSGKIADAKIITKKGEIRYLLKSRAEMIFDGVKKFLFIAKDITKQKKTELELEESEAKFRDLFENANDFIYTHDLNGNILSINKIGLELLDVTKEEIIGTNVLNWVTPESAKKIEDRFKKIFLNQPLEPTVVIEAINKKGEHQWAEARTRLIKDGDKIIGVHGIMRDITEKRKLEKELRESEEKYRDLFENAQDAMYVLDSRGNFLKMNKVGLKTLGCKKEDVIGTNINKWVTAESLKIVEQRRKKRLSGEKVDHMDILGIVCKNGERRWAEIRTREIKYSDGTVEIHGIARDITENRLLKQELRRSNKRHKLLCYLIKGTRGGKTRALILKHLSDKSYNANQLATAVNKDYKTIRHHLNVLIKNGIIAKSNDGYSDLYFIPDNIDVDEIED